tcaagaaacaaagggagaagaataaaaacaacaaaattagaaatgaaaatggagagatcacaacacagaaatacaaaggatcataagagactattatcagcaactatatgcaaataaaatggacaacttggaagaaatggacaaattcttagaaaagtacaactttccaaactgaaccaggaagaaatagaaaatcttaatagacccatcacaagcacagaaatcgaaaatGTAATCacaaatcttccagcaaacaaaagcccaggtccagacagctctgcagctgaattctaccaaaagtttagagaactaacacctatcctattcaaactcttccagaaaattgcagaggaaggtaaacttccaaactcattctatgaggccaccatcaccctaataccaaaacctcacaaagatgccaccaaaaaagaaaactacaggccaatatcactgatgaacatagatgcaaaaatccttaacaaaattctagcaaacagaatccagcaacatattaaaaagatcatacatcatgaccgaGTGGGCTTTATccgggatgcaaggatttttcaatatccacaaatcaatcaatataatacaccagattaacaaattgaaaaataaaaaccatatgattatctcaatagatgcagagaaagcctttgacaaaattcaacatccatttatgataaaaaccctccagaaagcaagaatagaaggaacatacctcaacataataaaagctatatatgacaaacccacagcaaacattatcctcaatggtgaaaaattgaaatcatttcccctaaagtcaagaacaatacaagggtgcccactctcaacactactattcaacatagttttggaagttttggccacagcaatcagagaagaaaaagaaataaaaggaatccagattgggaaagaagaaggaaaactctcactgtttgcagatgacatgatcctctacataaggaaccctaaagactccaccagaaaattactagaactaatcaatgaatatagtaaagttgcagaatattaAAATGACacatagaaatcacttgcattcttCTACActtataatgagaaaacagaaagagaaattaaggaaacaattccattcaccattgcaatgaaaacaataaaagacttaggaataaatctacctaaagaaacaaaagacctatatatagaaaaccataaaacactgatgaaagtaatcaaagaggacacaaatagatggagaaagatacCATGTTCACGGATCAGAAGAGACAATAGAGTGAAAATGATATAgtaccaaaagcaatctatagattcaatgtaatccctataaagctaccaaaggtatttttcagagaactagaacaaataatttcacaatttgtatggaaatacaaaaaaaaacctcaaatagccaaaggcatcttgagaaagaaaaatggaactggaggaatcaacctgcctgacttcagactatactacaaagccacagtcatcaagacagtatggtactggcacaaagacagaaatatagatcaatggaacaaaatagaaagcccatagataaacccacacacatatggacactttatctttgacaaaggaagcaagaatacacaatggagaaaagacaatctctttaacaagtggtgctgggaaacctgtCAACCActtacaaaagaatgaaactagaacactttctaacactatacacaaaaattaactcaaaatggattaaagatctaaacataagaccagaaactataaaactcctagaggaagacaggcaaaacactgtctgaaataaatcacagcatcctctatgacccactccCAAGAgcaatggaaatgaaagcaaaaataaacaaatgggacctaagtaaacttaaaggcttttgcacaacgaaggaaactataagcaaggtgaaaagacagccttcagaatgggaaaaataatagcaaacaaagcaactgacaaagaattaatctcaaaaatatacaaacagctcatgcagctcaatccCAGAAGAATAAGtgacccaataaaaaatgggccaaagaactaaacatttttccaaagaagatatagagatggctagcaaacacatgtaaagatgctcaacatcactcattatcagagaaatacaagtcaaaaccacaatgaggtaccatctcatgccagtcagaatggctgctatcaaaaaagcTTCAGACAGTAAATGCTGTAgaaggtgcagagaaaagggaaccctcctacactgttggtgggaatacaaactaatacagccactatgtagaatggtgtggagattccttaaaaaaaactggaaatagaactgccatatgacccagcaatcccactgctgggcatacacatttgaggaaaccagaattgaaggagacatgtgtaccccaatgttcatcgcagcactgtttataatagctaggacatgcaagcaacctgGATATCAgtaggcagatgaatggataagaaagctgtggtacatatacacaatggaatatgactcagctattaaaatgaatacatttgaatcagtttgaatgaggtggatgaagctggagcctattatacagagtgaagtaagccagaaagaaaaacaccaatacagtctattaatgcatatacatggaatttataaagatgggaatgatgaccctatatgtgagacagcaaaagagacccagagataaagaacagacttttggactctgtgggagaaggcgagggtggaatgatttgagagaatagcattgaaacatgtatattaccacatgtgaaatagatcgccagtccaggttcgatgcatgagacagggcactcagggccagtgcactgggatgaccctgaaagatgggatggggagggaagtgggagggggattcaggattggggacatatgtacacccctggctgattcatgtcaatgtatggcaaaaggcactacaatgttgtaaagtaattagcctccaattaaaataaattttaaaaaaaagaaaagcaagaaaaaaattttgccaATTTAGATGAAATTAAGAAATTCCTTGAGTGACACAAATTCTCAAAACTAAttcaagaagaaagtgaaaacccTAAATATCCCTAAATCTATCAAAGATATGGAATAAATCTATCAAAGATATGGAATAAATCTATCAAAGATATGGAACAGAAAACTCCAGGCCCATGTGACTTAACTAGTGAATGTTATGAAATATGTAAAGGAGAAATATCACAAATCCCATACAAATTCTTTCAGAAAGTAGAGGACGGGAAACACTTCTCAAATTATTTTATGAGGTCAGCTTTAcaaaataccaaaaccagatgaagacactgcaagaaaagaaaaccaaagaccAATATTCTTCATTAAGTTAAgcacaaaaaatgaaatgttagaaaatttcatccagcaatatataaagcATTATGGCCAAATGAGATCTATTTCAAGAATGAAAGATTGGTTATGCATTAAAAGATCATCAACCAGTGTTATTCATCATattaagaaaacacaggagaaaaactatatgATCATGTCCATAGGTGCCataaaagcatttgacaatattCAACAACCACTATGATAAAAACTGTCAGAAAACTAGGACTACAAACAGACTTTCTTAATCTGATCAAGGTAAACTAAAAAACTCCTGCAGCTAACATGATAATGGAGGAAAATATAATCCCTCCACTGGGGGTCAGGGAAGGCTGCTGGCCTTGGATTCAGAGGGCCGTGGAGAGGCCTATCCAGCCAGAGGGTGGGGATCAAGCAGCCTGATTGAAGTACCTGTCCCCTCCTCGGGCAGTGGCCCTGATCCAGTCACTTCCTTGGAACCAGTGGTTCCACCTCCCATGCAGTGTTGCCCCAGCCCCGTCATCAACCCTGGCTGTACTGTGTGGCTTGATTTGACCCCCTTCCAGACCAGAAGTAGACCAGCACCCAGGAGGCCAGCAGACACAGGATCACCTCCCAGTTGAGGGCCCCGGCACCTCCAGCCCTCTGGAGAGCCACAAGACTTTGATCCTGGAGAGGGAAAGCCCATGAGTTTCATGCCAGAAGAGGCCAAGGGACTGGGAGTGTGATGGGGGACATTGCCTTTCCGGCAGCCCTTGAGTGCAGCTGgtccagcctgtgcttctgggGGGCCTGTTCTAAGTTCCCAGCCTGGAGTCCCTGTAGTCTGTGTGCCTGGAGCCCCAGGTGGCCCTGTCCCATGCCGTCCCCAGTGAGTTCAACAGCAGCCCCAGCTTTCCTCCCCAGGCAGGCAAGCACAACACACTCCATATTCCTATTCTCTAGACTCCAGGACTGGGTCCCCATGCACCAGCATGCGAAGGCCACGCACATgaacacaagcacacacagatGCCAACATCCATGTGCATGCACCTGACCACatgctctctctcacacacacacatgtgaatgCCCATTTGCAAGCACctccacaaacacacatgcacacacctatGTGCATGCACCTCTGAACACCCattttctcacacacacatacacgcacatggACTAGCACCTGTGCACAGGCACTCTCTCTCTcgggcacacacagacacagacatgacATCAGATGCCCATGTGCATGCACCTGCCCACACGCACATggacacacgtgcacacacatgcacacacacgtgagCTATGTGTGGGACACCAGAAGGACAGACCACGTCTGACCCAGGGATGCCCAACTCCCCTCCAGAAGTTGATGACAAGGACCTGCGCTCAGCAGGATGCTCACCTGTGAGTGTGGCCAGGTTGGCAGCAGTGCAGTCTTGGAGGTGCACAGCGACTGGGGCTCACTTGGGGTTTGCAAGCTTGGACTGGAAACAGGCACGTGCCCTGAGGAGAGGGGTAGAGTCTGTTTGAGCAAGCGCACTGAGGAGCTGCAGACACACTAAAGGGTGGAGCGCTACCCAGAGGCCTCCTGGCTAAGCCATTTACCAGGTTTCCGGGCCTGAGGCAGGGCTGACTTAGAGGGACCAGAccacgtgtgtgtgtctgtgcaggcTCATTGCAGCGACACACCGTGCGAACGGGTAAAGCTTCTGCAGAGAGCGCCTATTGCCCAAGAGCCTGCAGCCACTGTGGGAGCCAATGGTTGGTGGGAACCAATCGTGAGGCAGGACCAGGGTGTGTTTGTGCAGGCGCTCTGCCGATGCTGAGTTGCAGGTCGCACTACAGGGCTGGGTTCTATAGGGAgggttcagtctttcccaatgcacagggagggggagaggggcacATGGTGGAGGAGCCACGAGGGCAGCTGATGAAGATGCAGGTGCCTTAGCATATGTCAGCCAAAGTGTGcccagtggtgatggtggtggtgatggcccTAGCAACCCAGCTGGCCCTGGTGACACCATCAGTCCTACAGTCCCTGGCAGCCCCGGCAACCTGGGTGATCCCAGAGGCCCCAGTGCTGCAGGAAAGTCATGAGGCACAGCTGGTGACATTCTGCAGATCCTGGGGTCACTCCACGCACCAGGGTGTGGAAGAGACACTGCACCTGGAGCCGGAGTTCTGAGTGACTGaccccttcagttgtgtcctattccaGGAGCCTCAGTCACAAGGGTCCGGGTGTGGGCTAGGGGTGGTTTGGGGGATTGCAGGTGGCAGGGCCTAAAGTGTAGGAGGAGGATACTCTGAGGGGCTGGAGGGTATGGGTCAGGGTTGGTCTGGCTGCCAGGGGATGGTGGTGAAGAAAAGCAACCTGAAGGGATCCAGAGGGTCGGGACGGTGCTATCCAAGGTGTCTGGCAGCAGCCTTGTGGGAGATGGTGGGTCACCATGAGCAGGGAGCCTGATGGACAGGCAAAATTAGAAATGTGGATGGTGCCTTAACCATATCTCCACCAGCAGGCTCACCGTACCATTCACATCGCTCACTCAGACAAAAATCGCCCGCAACTTACTGTCTCAAAGTACTCAACTGTGAGCGCCAGTTCAGAAGGAGCTCAATGTTAATGGCCGCCTGTTGGTTCTGTCAGTTCTAAAGGGGGCTGGGGCCGGGCTGGGGAGAGGGTGCTGGGCAGTGGCCAGGGCCAGTCTCAGCCCAGGAGGAACCATAATGGAGGGTTAAGCCTAAAGGAGAAGTGTGGTGCCCTGGGCTTGTCAGTGTGTGGGGACGGAGGAAGGACATGCTCCGCTTCCTCCTTCTCATCAGGAGCCTGAATttcattttccctcccttttagCCAATTGAGTGCTGAAGACCATGTCATGCTCCAGACGTCCATTGCCCTCTGTCTTCAGAAGATTTCCCTGGTGATGCGTACCTTGCAGCACTATGTGCCCCCCCTTTTTTTACTAAGCCTCTGCATGAAAGTCGGGGTTAAATCTAGTATATGTGCCCTAGCCTCAAGTGTCCTTCCCGAGGGCATTGATTTCTGCAGTAGATGGATCGGGCTTAATCTTGTGCCTGTGCTTCTGCTTGAGAGGCTCAAGGTCCACATAGTTCGTTTGGTGATTGTtaactgcagaaaataaaactgagatacTGTGCTGTCTCTGACTTTAGTTTTAGCTTCTGCACTTCCTAATACTGTATTTGTCTTCTGGTTGGAGGGGAGGTTCTGAGATCCAGATATTCAAGCAGTAACATTAGTGAAGACAATGTAAGAAGTGGGAGAATAAGACAGTAGTGTACTGCCTTTCAGTACTAATTTTggagtattttctcattttactaagtgaagtgaaagtcactcagtcgtgtctgactctttgcaaccccatggactacacagtccatggaattgtctaggccagaatactggagtgggtggcctttcccttctcgagaggatcttcccaacccagggatcgaagtgaggtctcccgcgttgcaggcagattctttaccagctgagccacaaaggaggcCTGGGCCATGGCAATACTGTATGAAAACTGACATGATGGACTAACACATGAAAGTGCCTGAACTAACGCATGAACCACAGGAAGTGCTGGAGACCACTATGGTCAAAGAGCACAGGTATGATGTGAAGTGGGCAGAGACGTGATGCTGGTGCATCGTGTGGCTTGGCCCCTTGCCCTCGACTCCCACCTTACTCCAGTGAGACCCTTCTGAGGCATACGGTGGAGAAATCAAAGTTGCATTGTGGAACTAGCTTCAGGCCTTGAGACTGGAAAGTCGGCATTTGTGTCTCAGTGGCGTCTCTGTGGACACTTGGCGAGGTCCATTCCACGCCATCTGAGCCAGCACTGGAGGGGCCCGTGTGCGCAGGCGCATAGAGGGGCACCTGAAAGGAACGTGGTGGCATTGTGAGGGAGCTGAGTCCCGCCAGCGTCACGGGGTCTCCATAGCAGCCCGTGGGTGGATGGGGTGTGTGCGCAGGCGCAACTTTTGCGTCCTTGCGCAGAAGGGGAGGGACTTCGTGAGGGGCCCAGTCTCTCCGCCCCTTATTTGCAGTCTGAGGGAGACGCGCAGCAGCCATGCAGGCGTCGGGTGGTGGCGCCGGTGGTGCAGAGGACCGAGATGACCAGCAGAGCTCCAGAATACCTGCTTGCCAGAGTGGTTCAGGCAGCGCTGAAGGTGAGGCTGTTCGCCGAGCCCCACAAGGCCGGGGTGGGCCTGGCAGAGGAAGAGCGGTGATGGAAGCTGCTGTAGCTCGTCCCCAAGGTGAGCAGGCACCAGGTGGCGTAGGATCTGCTGGAGATGTAGCACCCTTGGCTGTAAGACCTAGACGTGGAGAGGTGGTGCTGTATCCTTTTCATGGAGCCTCCCTGGGCACGGTCAGTGGTATGGTGGCGGGAAACATGCCGGCAGCCTGAGGAAGGGATAGAAGGGAGCACGGGGGCTATCCGGGGCAGCAGGACTGGGCAGCCTGGAAGGAAAGGAGGTTGTCAaggcctgaggagcctggagggtggggAAGATGGACCCAAGGGTTACGGAGACACCTGAGGGTAGTCTCAGGTTGTCGTCGGGAGCCTGGCATCCTGGGGTAAAAACGGGCCTCTGAGGTGTGAGGAAGCCCGAGATACCAGCAAATTCTGTAATGGATGGTGCCTTAACCGTGTCTCTCCCAGCACACTCAGAGTGCCCTTCCAGTCACCCCTGGAGGCAGACATGGCTCGCAGATCTCTGCTCCCAGATGCCCAACGCCACCAAGGATTGATTCGGAAGGAATTTGCAGTGAATGGCAGTGACCTGCTTGTGTCAGTTCCAGACGAGTTTGccttggggagtggggggtggcaGGTGCTGTGGTCTAGGCTCCCTCTTAAGCATGCTATGATGGAGACACTGAGGGGCTTGGTATAAGGAGGGGGGCTGGTACCCTGGGAAGAGCAATCTTCCCTTTGACCTGATTTTCTTTTCCCTGCTTTTAGTAGATGGACTGCTGACGACCTTGCTTTCATCCGACTTTCCATGAACCCGTTCCTCGATCAGCTTTCCCTGGTGATTCGGAACATTCGGAGCCTCGGGCTCCCACCTCGCCAAAGCCGAAGCTGAGGAAAGGGGCTGAGGCCTAACCTTGTGTCCCCTACTCGGCAGGGCATAGGGAATTCAACCTAAGAGTCATTGCCACTTTGTTATTTGAGTCTAAGTTTTGGCCTGTACTGGCCTTTGGTCTCTTGCGGTTCACTTGCTTTGTTTCCCTGCTGCTTGAGGAGTGGGATGCTTCAGTGCTTAttacagcagaaaataaaactaagtcACTTTTTGTGCCCTAGTTTCCTTTCAGCTAATGCGcttctggattttaaaaacactttttatctTTGTTCTCGTGTTAGAGGGAAGGTTCTGAAATTCAGATATTTGAATTCAGTTACAAGGGAATTGGAAATAATTTCGGACAATGAAAACCGAGCCCTATGTTCAGCACTAAATACTGTcaacatttaagaatattttctggTTGTACTTGCATATTAAACGTATAACAGCATGTGATGTAGAACTtatcaagtttaatttttttcctgaacttttttcatttaatatactAGCTTTTCCACTTCCTAAAATCTCTTAAGAAATGTGTTATTGTCCAAGATGGCGGCGCCGGGGGCGCTGCCTcctcggccgccgccgccgctctgAGGGGTCTGCGGGCCGCCCACCCGCCAGCCGCGCGGGCGCCATGAAGAGGCATAGCGAGTGAGACTCCAGCCCGAACGGGCGCGGCTCCTCATCGTCGGCCAAACGGCCGCGGGAGCGCGAACAGGAGGCggaggcgggcgggcgggcggcgcaCAAGGCCTCGGGCGGCGCCAAGCACCCCGTTCCAACGCGGGCTCGCGACAAACCTCGCGGTAGCGGGGGCAGCGGCGGTGGGCATCGCGACGGCCGAGGCGCCGGGGACGCGAATCACCGTGCGAGCAGCGGCCGCTCCTCGGGCTCGGGCGCCGGCGGCGGGGAGCGCGGCGGCAAGGTCTCAGGGGACCCAGGCGCTTCGGGCGCGTCGTCCTGCGCATCTCCACTACCGCCACCTCCGCCGCCGCCCGCGGCTGAGCCCACGGGTCCCGGCTCCTCAGCGGCTGCACCCGAGTACAAGACGCTGCTCATCAGCAGCCTGAGCCCCGCGCTGCCTGCCGAGCACCTCGAAGATCGGCTCTTCCACCAGTTCAAGAGCTTCGGCGAGATCAGCCTGCGCCTGTCGCACACGCCTGAGCTGGGCCGCGAGGCCTACGTGAACTTCCGGCACCCGCAGTACGCGCGTGAGGCCCGCCAGCACGCCCTGGCCCGCCAGCTACTGCTCTACGACCGTCCGCTCAAGGTGGAGCCCGTGTACGTGCGAGGCGGCGGCGGGAGCAGTAggcgaagcagcagcagcagcgccgcCGCCTCCACTCCGCCCCCGGGCCCGCCCGTGCCCGCCGACCCGCTCGGCTACCTCCCGCTGCACGGCGGCTACCAGTACAAGCAGGGTTTGCTGTCCCCGGTTGCCGCCCCTCCGCTGCGggagccccgcccccgccacgcTGCTGCAGCCTTTGCTCTAGATGCGGTCGCGGCCGCCGCCGCTGTAGGCCTGTCCCGGGAGCGGGGCATGGACTACTACGGGCTGTACGACGACCGCGGGCGACCCTACGGCTACCCGGCCGTGTGCGAAGAGGACCTGATGCCCGAGGACGACCAGCGGGCCACGCACAACCTCTTCATTGGGAATTTGGACCACAGCGTGTCAGAGGTGGAGCTGCGACAGGCTTTCGAGAAGTACGGCATCATTGAGGAGGTGGTCATCAAGAGACCCGCCCGTGGGCAGGGCGGTGCGTATGCCTTCCTCAAGTTCCAGAACCTAGACATGGCCCACCGGGCCAAGGTGGGCATGTCGGGTCGTGTGATAGGCCGCAATCCCATTAAGACAGGGTACGGCAAGGCCAACCCCACTACACGTCTCTGGGTGGGTGGCTTGGGACCTAACACCTCACTGGCGGCTCTGGCCCGGGAGTTTGACCGTTTTGGGAGCATTCAGACCATTGATCATGTCAAGGGAGATAGCTTTGCCTACATCCAGTACGAGAGCTTGGACGCAGCCCAGGCCGCCTGTGCTAAAATGAGGGGCTTTCCCTTGGGGGGGTCCGGACCGCAGGCTGCGCGTGGATTTTGCCAAAGCAGAGGAGACTCGGTATCCCCAGCAGTACCAGCCCTACCCCCTCCCTGTGCACTATGAGCTACTCCCCGACGGGTATACCCGGCACCAGAACCTGGATGCCGACCTGCGGGTGCGGGACAGGACCCCTCCACACCTCCGCCGAAACAGCCTCGAGGGCTACAGCCACTCAGTGCGCAGCCGAGTGGTGAGCgctggggaggagatggggaccgGTGCCTGCCCAAGGCCTGGGAGGACAGGCGGAAGCGCCGGAGCCTCTCCAGTGATCGCGGAAGGGCCAGCCACTCCCCTTACGAGGAACGGAGCAGGACCAAGGGTGGTGGGCAGCCTGCGGACCGAGGCTCCGACCGCACCCTGGAGCGTAGCCGCAAGGAAAACCATTCCAGTGAAGGGACCACGGAATCCGGCAGCAACTCCCTCAGCAACAGCCGACACGGGGCGGAGGAGTggagccaccaccaccaccacgaggCTCCCGACTCTTCCCACGGGAAGAAGACCCGAGAGAGCGAGCGCAATCATCGGACCACTGAGGCCGAGCCCAAGCCTCTTGAAGAGCCAAAACACGAGACCAAAAAGCTCAAGAATCTTTCAGAGTATGCCCAGACGCTGCAGCTGGGTTGGAACGGGCTTCTAGTGTTGAAAAACAGCTGCTTCCCGACATCTTTGCACATCCTAGAGGGGGACCAGGGGGTGATCAGCAGTCTCCTCAAAGACCATACTTCTGGGAGTAAGCTGACCCAGCTGAAGATTGCCCAGCGCCTTCGCCTGGACCAACCCAAGCTCGATGAGGTCACACGACACATCAAGCAGGGGAGCCCCAATGGCTACGCAGTGCTCCTGGCCACCCAGGCGACCCCCAGTGGGCCTGGCTCTGAGGGGATGCCTACGGTGGAGCCTGGCCTACAGAGGGCTTCTCAGGAACCTGGTCTCCTACTTGAAACAGAAGCAGGCTGCAGGGGTGATCAGCCTGCCAGTGGGTGGATCCAAGGGCAGAGACAGCACAGGCATGCTCTATGCCTTCCCGCCCTGTGACTTCTCACAGCAGTACCTCCAGTCAGCGCTGAGGACATTGGGCAAGCTAGAGGAGGAGCACATGGTGATAGTTATAGTAAGAGACACAGCGTAGCCCAAGCCTGGCTTTTCCAGCCTGTTTGTCACTAAAgcagttatttttaaatctgaCCACTGCTGCCCTGCACCCCCGGCCCATCCTACACCCTTGATTTGAATTCTCTGCTGGGTTACTCCATTTCATTTGGCAGGGGACCAAAGTCCTATCTCCCCACCAAAAACTAAGTTCTTGGGTTTgggggtttttggttttttttttttttttaccatgatgAGAAGGGATTCCTGTCATGTCGGCTTCTAGTGTATGAAATACTGTCTGTtgtgttctgtatttttttattttttgactaacTGTATGGAAAATTGTCAGTAAAGCCTTTGTCAGaggatggatttaaaaaaaataaaagaaatgtgttATTGAATAGATATAAGATGCATCCTAATGTAattattgggacttcccaggcagcccAGTGGACTTGCACTTCCAGTGTAagggctgcaggttcaatccctgacagcagaactaagatcccacgtcatgtggtgtggccaaaaaattaagaTTGGgtctttaaataagaaaaaaaaaacaataataatataattatggaacatttaagttgtttccactttttacaaTACTATGGTTAATGATTTAGTGGAATTTATAAATCTTTCCATTAATAGTTATTTCcttaaagtattaatatattcCAAGAATTAGAAATACTGACCTAGATGTTTACttcttttgtttaaattaatttatcttttaaattggaggctaattacaatatcatagtggtttttgccatacattgacatgtcCAGGCTCCCCACTGGGGTCCTCTTGGCCACAGAGCAGGGCACAGACACAGGCAGTAGACCAGGTCTTTGCACACCCTAAAACTGACTGGGAGCCAGAATCAACAGAAACTGGGAAGGTAGGAAGGTGGGACAGGGATGCCCCCCACACAGGAAATGGTCAGCCACTGCTGGTGCCTCTTCCCCTCcagtgggggtaggggtgggggaaggctGCTGGCCTTGGATTTGGAGGGCTGAGAGGACTCTCCGGCCAGGGGGTGGGGCTCAGGGGCCGGATTGAAGTACAATCCCTGATGCAGTCACCTCCCGTGGCACCAGTGGTCTGGCAGATGCATCCCACACCCAGGCAGTGCTGCCCCAGCCCCGTGGTCTCCCCCGGCTGTATCTTGCCTGTTGACTTGACTCCCCTTGTAGACAGAAGTAGACCAGCAGGCTATCAGATACAGGGTCACCTCCCAGTTGAGGTCCCCCGGTACCTCCACCCCTCCAGACAGCCTCAAGACACTGTTCCTGGGAAGGGAAAGGCCATGAGAGTTGTGCCAGCAGAGAGCAGGAGACTGCAGGTGTCCAGGGCAACATggcccttccctctgcccttgAGTCTAGCTGGTTCATCCAGTGCTTCTGAGGAGCCTGGGGCATGCCCACAGCC
This genomic interval from Bos indicus x Bos taurus breed Angus x Brahman F1 hybrid chromosome X, Bos_hybrid_MaternalHap_v2.0, whole genome shotgun sequence contains the following:
- the LOC113887564 gene encoding LOW QUALITY PROTEIN: putative RNA-binding protein 15B (The sequence of the model RefSeq protein was modified relative to this genomic sequence to represent the inferred CDS: inserted 3 bases in 2 codons; deleted 1 base in 1 codon; substituted 1 base at 1 genomic stop codon), coding for MCYCPRWRRRGRCLLGRRRRSEGSAGRPPASRAGAMKRHSEXDSSPNGRGSSSSAKRPREREQEAEAGGRAAHKASGGAKHPVPTRARDKPRGSGGSGGGHRDGRGAGDANHRASSGRSSGSGAGGGERGGKVSGDPGASGASSCASPLPPPPPPPAAEPTGPGSSAAAPEYKTLLISSLSPALPAEHLEDRLFHQFKSFGEISLRLSHTPELGREAYVNFRHPQYAREARQHALARQLLLYDRPLKVEPVYVRGGGGSSRRSSSSSAAASTPPPGPPVPADPLGYLPLHGGYQYKQGLLSPVAAPPLREPRPRHAAAAFALDAVAAAAAVGLSRERGMDYYGLYDDRGRPYGYPAVCEEDLMPEDDQRATHNLFIGNLDHSVSEVELRQAFEKYGIIEEVVIKRPARGQGGAYAFLKFQNLDMAHRAKVGMSGRVIGRNPIKTGYGKANPTTRLWVGGLGPNTSLAALAREFDRFGSIQTIDHVKGDSFAYIQYESLDAAQAACAKMRGFPLGGPDRRLRVDFAKAEETRYPQQYQPYPLPVHYELLPDGYTRHQNLDADLRVRDRTPPHLRRNSLEGYSHSVRSRXGERWGGDGDRCLPKAWEDRRKRRSLSSDRGRASHSPYEERSRTKGGGQPADRGSDRTLERSRKENHSSEGTTESGSNSLSNSRHGAEEWSHHHHHEAPDSSHGKKTRESERNHRTTEAEPKPLEEPKHETKKLKNLSEYAQTLQLGWNGLLVLKNSCFPTSLHILEGDQGVISSLLKDHTSGSKLTQLKIAQRLRLDQPKLDEVTRHIKQGSPNGYAVLLATQATPSGPGSEGMPTVEPGLQRXLLRNLVSYLKQKQAAGVISLPVGGSKGRDSTGMLYAFPPCDFSQQYLQSALRTLGKLEEEHMVIVIVRDTA